The Glycine soja cultivar W05 chromosome 8, ASM419377v2, whole genome shotgun sequence genome has a window encoding:
- the LOC114421986 gene encoding 60S ribosomal protein L6-like — translation MAPKKPRTTSRNPDLVRGIGKYSRSQMYHKRGIWAIKAKNGGVLPLHDPKPKPEAPAQKPPKFYPADDVKKPLVNKHKPKPAKLRASITPGTVLILLAGRFKGKRVVFLKQLPSGLLLVTGPFKINGVPLRRVNQSYVIGTSTKVDISDVNVDKFDDKYFAKEAKKKKTKGEGEFFEAEKEEKNVLPQEKKDDQKTVDTALLKAIESVPELKSYLGARFSLKAGVKPHELVF, via the exons ATGGCGCCGAAGAAGCCCAGAACCACGTCGAGGAACCCTGATTTGGTCAGGGGAATTGGCAAATATTCGAGGTCGCAGATGTACCACAAGAGGGGCATCTGGGCCATCAAGGCCAAAAACGGCGGTGTTTTGCCCCTCCACGATCCCAAGCCCAAACCCGAGGCCCCGGCCCAGAAGCCGCCCAAGTTCTACCCGGCCGATGACGTGAAGAAGCCCCTCGTCAACAAGCACAAGCCCAAGCCCGCGAAACTCAG GGCTAGCATTACTCCAGGGACTGTTCTGATCCTGCTTGCTGGGAGGTTCAAGGGAAAGAGGGTTGTTTTCTTGAAGCAGCTTCCATCTGGATTGCTTCTTGTAACAG GTCCCTTTAAGATCAATGGGGTTCCTCTGAGAAGGGTGAACCAATCGTATGTTATTGGTACATCCACAAAGGTGGATATCTCTGATGTCAATGTTGATAAATTTGATGACAAGTACTTTGCCAAGGAagctaagaaaaagaaaacaaagggcGAAGGCGAATTCTTTGAGGCAGAGAAGGAG GAGAAAAATGTGCTTCcccaagaaaagaaagatgacCAAAAAACCGTGGACACTGCTTTGTTAAAGGCCATTGAGAGTGTTCCAGAGCTCAAGTCTTACTTGGGTGCTAGGTTTTCCTTGAAGGCAGGAGTGAAGCCCCATGAGCTAGTTTTCTAG
- the LOC114424325 gene encoding FT-interacting protein 1-like, with protein MISIKRRQRGAPVTMHPVGPQVHPSSHDEDYNLRETDPQLGGERWPNATRGWMSGGERFSSTHDLVEQMFYLYVRVVKAKDLSPSTLTSSCDPYVEVKLGNYKGRTKHIEKKTNPEWNQVYAFSKDRFQSSVLEVIVKDREMLGRDDYIGRVAFDLNEVPTRVPPDSPLAPQWYRLEDRRGEGKVRGDIMLAVWMGTQADEAFSEAWHSDAATVYGEGVFNVRSKVYVSPKLWYLRVNVIEAQDVIPSDRNRLPEVFVKAQMGSQVLRTKICPSRTTTPLWNEDLVFVAAEPFEEQLTITVEDRVNPSRDEVLGKIILPLTLFEKQLDHRPVHSRWFNLQKFGFGMMEADRRNELKFSSRIHLRISLEGGYHVLDESTLYSSDQRPTARQLWKQPIGVLEVGILGAKGLLPMKMRDGRGTLDAYCVAKYGQKWVRTRTILDTFSPKWNEQYTWEVYDPCTVITLGVFDNCHLGGGEKATAGTAARDSRIGKVRIRLSTLEAHRIYTHSYPLLVLHPHGVKKMGELQLAVRFTSLSLANMVYIYGQPLLPKLHYFRPFTVNLVESLRYQAMNIVAVRLGRAEPPLRKEVVEYMLDVDSHMWSMRRSKANFFRIMSLFSGFITMGQWFTQVCHWKNPITSILVNILFLILICYPELILPTLFLYMFLIGLWNYRFRPRHPPHMDTKLSWAEVVQPDELDEEFDTFPTSRPHDVVRMRYDRLRSVAGRIQTVVGDIATQGERFQSLLSWRDTRATSLFVVFSFCSAVVLYATPPKVVAMVAGLYYLRHPKFRSKLPSVPSNFFKRLPARTDSML; from the coding sequence ATGATTTCAATAAAGAGAAGACAAAGAGGTGCTCCAGTCACAATGCACCCAGTTGGTCCTCAAGTCCATCCTAGTAGCCATGATGAAGACTACAATCTGAGGGAGACCGATCCACAGCTTGGTGGGGAGCGGTGGCCTAATGCCACAAGAGGGTGGATGAGTGGTGGTGAAAGATTCTCAAGCACACATGACCTTGTTGAGCAGATGTTCTATCTGTATGTTAGGGTGGTGAAAGCCAAAGATCTTTCCCCCAGCACTCTCACCTCAAGCTGTGATCCTTATGTGGAAGTGAAGCTGGGGAACTACAAAGGAAGAACAAAGCACATAGAGAAGAAAACCAACCCGGAATGGAACCAAGTCTATGCTTTCTCCAAAGACAGATTTCAATCTTCTGTTTTGGAAGTCATTGTGAAAGACAGAGAAATGCTGGGAAGAGATGATTATATTGGAAGGGTGGCATTTGATCTCAATGAGGTTCCAACCAGAGTTCCCCCAGACAGTCCACTGGCTCCTCAGTGGTACAGACTCGAGGACCGGCGAGGAGAAGGGAAGGTGAGGGGTGATATCATGCTTGCAGTGTGGATGGGAACTCAAGCTGATGAAGCCTTCTCAGAGGCATGGCATTCTGATGCTGCCACTGTGTATGGAGAGGGTGTTTTCAATGTCAGATCAAAGGTTTATGTGTCACCAAAACTGTGGTATCTAAGGGTGAATGTCATTGAAGCACAAGATGTGATACCAAGTGACAGAAACCGGCTGCCAGAGGTTTTTGTCAAGGCTCAGATGGGGAGCCAAGTGTTGAGGACCAAGATATGTCCAAGTAGAACAACCACACCACTTTGGAATGAAGATTTGGTATTTGTGGCAGCTGAACCATTTGAGGAGCAGTTGACAATCACTGTGGAGGATCGAGTGAACCCTTCAAGAGATGAAGTACTTGGTAAGATAATCTTGCCACTGACCCTCTTTGAGAAGCAGCTAGACCACCGGCCAGTTCATTCGCGCTGGTTCAATCTTCAGAAGTTTGGTTTTGGAATGATGGAAGCTGATAGGAGAAATGAGCTCAAGTTTTCAAGCAGGATTCACCTAAGAATTTCCCTTGAAGGTGGATACCATGTCCTTGATGAGTCCACTTTGTACTCCAGTGACCAAAGACCAACAGCTAGACAGCTATGGAAGCAGCCTATTGGGGTGCTTGAAGTAGGCATCTTAGGAGCAAAAGGACTCCTCCCAATGAAGATGAGGGATGGCCGTGGCACCCTGGATGCATACTGTGTTGCCAAGTATGGCCAGAAATGGGTCAGAACCAGAACAATTCTTGACACTTTTAGTCCAAAATGGAATGAGCAATACACATGGGAGGTTTATGATCCTTGCACTGTTATAACACTTGGTGTCTTTGACAACTGCCATTTAGGTGGAGGGGAAAAAGCCACTGCTGGCACTGCAGCCAGGGATTCAAGAATTGGAAAGGTAAGAATTAGGCTCTCAACACTTGAAGCTCATAGGATATACACTCATAGTTATCCACTTCTTGTTTTGCACCCTCATGGTGTCAAGAAAATGGGTGAGCTTCAGCTAGCAGTGAGGTTCACTAGCCTCTCACTGGCTAACATGGTTTACATTTATGGCCAACCCTTGCTTCCAAAGCTGCATTACTTTCGCCCTTTCACCGTTAACCTAGTAGAGAGTTTGAGGTACCAAGCCATGAACATTGTAGCTGTTAGGCTTGGAAGAGCTGAACCTCCCCTCAGGAAGGAGGTAGTAGAGTACATGTTAGATGTTGATTCCCATATGTGGAGCATGAGAAGAAGCAAAGCCAACTTCTTCCGAATCATGTCACTTTTCTCTGGATTCATCACAATGGGGCAATGGTTTACCCAAGTTTGCCATTGGAAGAACCCCATCACATCAATCCTAGTTAACATTCTCTTCCTAATACTCATTTGCTACCCTGAATTGATACTTCCAACCTTGTTCCTCTACATGTTCTTGATTGGCCTGTGGAACTATAGGTTTAGGCCTAGACACCCACCCCACATGGACACAAAACTCTCATGGGCAGAAGTTGTTCAACCCGATGAACTCGATGAAGAGTTCGATACATTCCCAACTTCTAGACCACATGATGTGGTGAGAATGAGGTATGACAGACTTAGAAGTGTGGCAGGAAGGATTCAAACAGTTGTTGGGGACATAGCAACACAGGGAGAGAGGTTTCAGTCTCTACTGAGTTGGAGAGACACAAGAGCAACCAGCCTCTTTGTAGTGTTCAGCttttgttctgctgtggttctCTATGCAACACCACCAAAAGTGGTGGCTATGGTAGCAGGCTTGTACTATCTGCGGCACCCAAAGTTTCGCAGCAAGCTTCCTTCTGTGCCAAGCAACTTCTTCAAGAGGCTTCCAGCTAGAACAGATAGCATGCTGTGA